One genomic window of Sphingobacterium oryzagri includes the following:
- a CDS encoding family 10 glycosylhydrolase, which translates to MNSRRNFLKTAGLGLAALQVSNNVASAQVAAPRLPLLFDFWLWARPNADETEKQLKKRYQSYREAGVRGIFFENYSKRHFQAAKEHGLETHRWMWTMNRGEKELLESHPEYYAVSRSGKSCADNPPYVGYYRFLCPSHPDVPKYLEDKAREQLEKEDVDGLHLDYIRYPDVVLPVNLWQNYNLDQSTELADYDFCYSKFSKAAFLKETGIDIDNVERPEQSLSWRSFRYGQITKIVNQICAAATEYKKPVTAAVFPTPDLARRIVRQDWPSWDLSGVFPMIYHGFYKEPIHWIGTAVAEGVQSLHGKYPLYAGLYLPDFKNLAEVKSAIQLAKDNGAAGASLFGESDFDEATIQMLRSLR; encoded by the coding sequence ATGAATAGCAGAAGAAATTTTTTAAAAACAGCAGGATTAGGCCTCGCTGCCCTCCAGGTAAGCAATAATGTAGCCAGCGCACAAGTGGCGGCACCGCGCCTACCGCTATTGTTTGATTTTTGGTTATGGGCAAGACCAAATGCCGACGAGACCGAAAAACAATTAAAGAAGCGCTACCAAAGCTATCGCGAAGCAGGCGTACGCGGCATCTTTTTCGAAAATTATAGCAAACGTCATTTCCAGGCAGCCAAAGAACACGGACTGGAAACGCATCGTTGGATGTGGACCATGAACCGCGGCGAGAAAGAGCTGCTCGAGAGTCATCCGGAATACTACGCTGTAAGCCGCTCTGGAAAATCGTGCGCAGATAATCCTCCGTATGTAGGTTACTACCGCTTTCTTTGTCCGTCACACCCGGATGTTCCAAAATATTTAGAAGACAAAGCGCGCGAGCAGCTGGAAAAAGAAGATGTTGATGGACTTCACTTAGACTACATCCGCTATCCGGATGTCGTGCTACCGGTTAACCTCTGGCAAAACTACAACCTGGATCAATCTACCGAGCTAGCAGACTACGACTTTTGCTACAGTAAATTTAGCAAAGCCGCATTCTTGAAAGAAACAGGCATCGACATCGATAATGTGGAGCGACCGGAACAGAGCCTTTCGTGGCGTTCATTTCGCTATGGACAAATTACGAAAATCGTCAACCAGATCTGTGCCGCCGCTACGGAATATAAAAAGCCGGTAACGGCAGCCGTATTTCCAACACCAGATCTTGCGCGCCGTATCGTTCGTCAGGATTGGCCAAGTTGGGATTTATCGGGCGTATTCCCTATGATTTATCACGGATTTTACAAAGAGCCTATCCACTGGATTGGCACAGCAGTGGCCGAAGGCGTACAAAGCTTACACGGAAAATATCCGCTGTATGCCGGACTTTATCTTCCTGATTTTAAAAACTTAGCGGAGGTAAAATCAGCTATTCAGCTCGCTAAAGATAACGGCGCAGCAGGTGCTTCCTTGTTTGGCGAATCCGATTTCGATGAGGCCACCATCCAAATGCTACGCTCCTTAAGGTAG
- a CDS encoding carbohydrate-binding family 9-like protein, protein MKYTFPLLLSSIWLSAVHLQAQQLKQVSNMQTTPLVYAANKINHPLNIDGKADESDWAQAPWTSAFIDIEGSQKAKPAFNTRVKMLWDNEHLYIYAQLEEPHIWGDITQHDAIIYHNNDFEVFIKPFEQQPLYYEIEVNALNTIMDLMMPKAYRLGGDALMHWDVKGLKSAVHHAGTINDPTDKDQFWAVEMAIPFRSLLTYSSNATPKLNSYWRINFSRVQWQATVNEETYTRKKDGDKFLPEDNWVWSPIGVINMHHPERWGYLQFVTKQPQEVKLPESQKIEQLAWNIFYLQQAYHKQHKAYADQIDQLPNYTQLVKPAMQQLKHDILLNKAKSFYKLTIRDSSNGYSLTLDSHGNYHTNDE, encoded by the coding sequence ATGAAATACACATTCCCCCTTCTACTAAGCTCCATATGGCTATCCGCCGTCCACTTGCAAGCGCAGCAGCTCAAACAGGTGAGCAACATGCAAACAACACCACTGGTTTATGCTGCAAATAAAATCAATCATCCACTAAACATTGATGGCAAAGCTGATGAAAGCGATTGGGCACAAGCACCGTGGACATCCGCATTTATCGATATCGAAGGTTCACAAAAAGCTAAACCGGCATTTAATACACGCGTGAAGATGCTGTGGGACAACGAGCATCTCTATATATACGCCCAGCTCGAAGAACCGCATATCTGGGGTGACATCACCCAGCATGATGCCATTATTTACCACAACAACGATTTTGAGGTTTTTATCAAACCATTTGAGCAGCAACCGCTTTATTACGAGATTGAAGTAAACGCTTTAAACACCATCATGGACCTGATGATGCCAAAAGCTTATCGCCTTGGCGGTGACGCTTTGATGCATTGGGATGTTAAAGGACTAAAAAGCGCAGTACACCATGCCGGCACGATCAATGATCCTACAGATAAAGACCAGTTTTGGGCGGTAGAAATGGCCATCCCCTTCCGTTCGCTACTCACCTATTCCAGTAACGCCACGCCAAAACTCAACAGTTACTGGCGCATCAATTTTTCTCGTGTGCAGTGGCAAGCAACGGTAAATGAGGAAACGTATACGCGAAAAAAAGATGGCGATAAGTTTCTTCCGGAAGACAACTGGGTATGGTCGCCAATAGGCGTCATCAATATGCATCATCCGGAACGATGGGGCTATCTGCAATTTGTAACAAAACAACCGCAAGAAGTTAAACTTCCAGAAAGCCAAAAGATAGAGCAGCTCGCCTGGAATATCTTCTATTTACAACAAGCTTACCACAAGCAGCACAAAGCCTATGCAGATCAAATTGATCAGCTTCCTAACTATACGCAGCTCGTAAAACCTGCGATGCAACAGTTAAAGCACGATATATTACTTAATAAAGCTAAATCCTTTTATAAACTAACCATCCGCGATTCTTCCAACGGCTATAGCCTTACTTTGGATAGTCACGGAAATTACCATACGAACGATGAATAG
- a CDS encoding relaxase/mobilization nuclease domain-containing protein — MIAKVIIGKSFGGCVRYLLEREQSAIIDSTGVRDYDIKAIIADLNAQRKMRPQLGNAVGHTVLSWSNEDRNKLSLKKMAAHAREYMEKMGHKNTQYITVLHTDKKHPHLHIVYNRVDNNGDTLDNFNHWHKSQKICRQMTEQYGYHFGEGKKHVNRHSLRGKDKLRYAVHDALKIVMENAITLKQMEMMLKRQGIGMHYKFRTGTNEVQGVSFEKDGVKFKGSAIDRKYSYSGIQKQLQENQKLDRRELLNSVDSRPLAAQIREVLASPKAVSNPVGHLGEIFLDFLSQPIDIVPEPENLTDAEKRRRKRKQNEAKSKGIRR; from the coding sequence ATGATAGCTAAGGTGATCATCGGCAAGAGTTTTGGAGGTTGTGTTCGTTATTTATTGGAGAGGGAGCAATCTGCGATTATTGACTCAACGGGAGTGAGAGATTACGACATAAAAGCGATCATAGCGGATCTTAATGCCCAGCGTAAGATGCGACCTCAACTCGGTAACGCGGTCGGACATACTGTACTTAGCTGGAGCAATGAGGATCGTAATAAATTATCGCTCAAAAAAATGGCGGCACACGCACGAGAGTACATGGAGAAGATGGGACACAAGAATACGCAGTACATTACCGTGTTACATACTGATAAAAAGCATCCGCATTTGCACATTGTTTACAATAGAGTTGATAACAATGGGGATACGTTGGATAATTTTAATCACTGGCACAAAAGCCAAAAGATATGTCGACAGATGACCGAACAGTATGGTTACCACTTCGGAGAGGGAAAGAAACATGTCAATAGGCATTCATTGAGAGGGAAGGATAAACTTCGCTACGCAGTGCATGACGCGCTAAAAATAGTTATGGAAAACGCCATCACTCTAAAGCAGATGGAAATGATGTTGAAACGGCAAGGTATCGGCATGCACTATAAGTTTCGTACTGGAACAAATGAGGTGCAAGGAGTCTCTTTTGAGAAGGATGGGGTTAAATTTAAGGGATCGGCAATCGACCGCAAGTATAGTTATAGTGGTATTCAAAAACAGCTACAAGAAAATCAAAAGTTGGACAGACGCGAGCTTTTAAATTCCGTAGATTCTCGTCCGCTTGCAGCCCAGATTCGCGAGGTGCTTGCTAGTCCAAAGGCTGTATCTAATCCCGTTGGGCATTTAGGTGAAATATTCCTTGATTTTTTGTCGCAGCCGATCGATATAGTACCTGAACCGGAAAACCTTACTGATGCTGAAAAACGGCGGAGAAAACGAAAACAGAATGAAGCAAAGTCCAAAGGAATTCGCAGATAA
- a CDS encoding site-specific integrase codes for MKTQNCTFGVIFYLKKQKTTAVGTAPIYARVTVNGKRTEISVKRSISVSAWDVKKGLGKGSREEIAALNRFLARFKAKIIDAYQEMVLAGKVVDGSLIRARVTMTADSGRTLCELIDFHNKDQQTKLTYGTMKNYYTTQRYIKDFLQKRFRSGDVSILELNYAFISDFEHYLRDHKPKDHHRPLNNNGVMKHIERLRKMVNMAVTMDWLTKDPFAKFRKHFDKVERNSLTKEQLTILEGKCFRIERLAQVLDMFLFSCYTGLAYIDLTELTPDSIRTGIDGELWIYTNRIKTDTSVRIPLLPKAKALMEKYQNDPRAINNGTVFPVISNQRMNGYLKEIAEICEIDNDLTFHIARHTFATTVTLSNGVPIESVSKMLGHTSIRTTQIYAKVVEKKLSDDMQKLKVRLSAAT; via the coding sequence ATGAAAACACAGAATTGCACATTTGGGGTTATCTTCTACCTGAAGAAACAGAAGACGACAGCGGTGGGGACAGCGCCGATCTATGCTAGGGTCACCGTCAATGGTAAGCGAACGGAGATATCGGTCAAACGTTCTATATCGGTTTCGGCATGGGACGTGAAAAAAGGTCTAGGCAAAGGTAGCCGTGAGGAAATTGCGGCACTTAACCGATTTCTAGCGCGATTCAAAGCGAAGATCATCGATGCTTATCAGGAGATGGTGCTTGCGGGAAAAGTAGTCGATGGCTCACTGATCAGGGCACGTGTTACGATGACTGCTGATTCGGGTCGTACACTTTGCGAACTGATCGATTTTCACAATAAAGATCAACAGACCAAGCTGACATATGGCACGATGAAAAATTACTATACTACGCAGCGGTATATAAAGGATTTTTTACAGAAGAGGTTTCGCTCTGGCGATGTATCTATCCTAGAACTTAATTATGCTTTTATATCCGATTTTGAGCACTACCTGCGGGATCATAAACCGAAAGATCACCATAGGCCATTAAATAATAACGGCGTAATGAAGCACATCGAGCGTCTGCGTAAGATGGTAAATATGGCCGTGACAATGGATTGGCTCACAAAAGATCCCTTTGCGAAATTTCGGAAACATTTTGATAAGGTGGAACGTAATAGCCTGACCAAAGAGCAGCTAACCATATTAGAAGGCAAGTGCTTTAGGATCGAACGGCTGGCGCAGGTCTTGGATATGTTCCTTTTTAGCTGTTATACGGGACTGGCCTATATAGACCTAACGGAACTCACGCCGGACTCTATACGTACCGGCATTGATGGAGAGCTGTGGATATATACCAATAGGATAAAGACCGATACAAGCGTTCGTATTCCACTATTGCCAAAAGCAAAAGCTTTGATGGAAAAGTACCAGAACGACCCGCGTGCAATTAACAATGGAACAGTTTTTCCTGTTATTTCCAATCAACGTATGAACGGCTACTTAAAGGAGATAGCCGAAATCTGTGAAATTGATAACGACCTTACTTTCCACATAGCAAGGCATACTTTTGCAACAACCGTGACATTGAGCAATGGCGTGCCTATTGAGTCTGTCAGTAAGATGTTGGGGCATACGAGTATCCGTACTACACAGATCTACGCAAAGGTCGTGGAAAAGAAATTGAGTGACGATATGCAAAAGCTTAAGGTTCGCTTATCTGCCGCTACTTAG
- a CDS encoding helix-turn-helix domain-containing protein: MTTAKKPNHIGRKISRVRELRGMKQETLATELGISQQAVSSMENKEHIERGLLEQVATILGVTPEAIENFDEEKVINYFNTFNDQSFSHSNGTFSATNCTFNPLDKLVEAYEENKKLYERLLESEKEKNVYLEKLLGK; encoded by the coding sequence ATGACTACAGCTAAAAAACCAAATCACATTGGCCGAAAAATCAGCCGTGTCCGCGAATTAAGAGGGATGAAACAGGAAACTTTGGCTACCGAGCTAGGAATTAGCCAACAGGCAGTATCCTCTATGGAAAATAAGGAACATATTGAAAGAGGCCTTCTTGAACAAGTCGCAACAATTTTAGGCGTAACACCTGAAGCTATAGAAAATTTTGACGAAGAGAAAGTGATCAACTATTTTAACACATTTAACGACCAAAGTTTTAGTCATAGCAACGGTACATTTAGTGCAACAAATTGCACCTTCAATCCTCTAGACAAGTTGGTTGAAGCTTACGAGGAAAATAAAAAGCTTTACGAGCGTCTTCTTGAATCGGAAAAAGAAAAGAATGTATATCTAGAAAAACTTCTTGGTAAATAG
- a CDS encoding helix-turn-helix domain-containing protein codes for MNVELITRGDLEQLKKELIEEIRRSNPHPRKHGDEPRTYLKSYEVRKLLGISAGTLQNLRVNGTLPFKKIGGLMYYRYDDIQNLMEGER; via the coding sequence ATGAATGTAGAACTTATTACGAGGGGAGACCTTGAACAATTAAAAAAAGAACTGATCGAGGAGATCAGACGGAGTAATCCTCATCCAAGAAAACATGGCGACGAACCAAGGACTTATCTAAAAAGTTATGAAGTTCGAAAGTTGTTGGGCATTTCTGCTGGGACGTTGCAGAATCTTCGTGTGAACGGTACGTTGCCCTTTAAGAAGATTGGCGGGCTGATGTATTATCGATATGATGACATCCAAAATCTGATGGAGGGTGAACGATGA
- the rplS gene encoding 50S ribosomal protein L19, which yields MDLVKFVEEQAVVRNENPAFKAGDTISVHYKIREGNKERVQVYQGVVIQLNSEGANATFTVRKISNGIGVERIFPANSPNIQKIEVNSYGKVRRAKLFYLRGLTGKAARIKSRRV from the coding sequence ATGGATTTAGTAAAATTTGTAGAAGAACAAGCGGTAGTAAGAAATGAAAATCCCGCATTCAAAGCCGGAGATACCATCAGCGTTCATTATAAAATTCGCGAAGGAAATAAAGAGCGTGTACAGGTGTACCAAGGTGTAGTTATCCAATTAAACAGCGAAGGTGCTAACGCTACTTTTACCGTTCGTAAAATCTCTAACGGTATAGGTGTTGAACGTATTTTCCCTGCAAACTCACCAAACATTCAAAAAATTGAAGTTAATAGCTACGGTAAAGTACGTCGCGCGAAATTATTCTATTTGCGTGGCCTTACTGGTAAAGCTGCTCGTATCAAATCGAGACGCGTTTAA
- a CDS encoding CTP synthase, with the protein MSKYIFVTGGVTSSLGKGIVAASLAKLLQARGFKVTIQKFDPYINIDPGTLNPYEHGECYVTEDGAETDLDLGHYERFLNVPTSQANNVTTGRIYQHVIEQERAGAYLGKTVQVVPHITDEIKRRMQLLGQTGEYDIVITELGGTVGDIESLPFIEAVRQLRWELGNNDSLVIHLTLVPYLAAAGELKTKPTQHSVKTLLEYGIQPDILVCRTEHKLTQDIRKKLAQFCNVNINAVVESIDAPTIYDVPLNMLREQLDKTALTKLKLSTKQDPDLESWKAFLGKLKNPTNEVQIGLVGKYVELPDAYKSITEAFIHAGAVNETKVKLKYIAAESINQENLTEKLKDLDGVLVAPGFGERGLEGKLAAIQYVRENKVPFFGICLGMQCSVIEFGRNVLGLEGANSFEMNEKTAHPVINLMEEQKSIKNMGGTMRLGAYDCEIKKGSKAYSIYGKSKITERHRHRYEFNNDYLKQYEEAGMVASGINPKTGLVEIVELKNHPFFVAGQFHPELKSTVANPHPLFVSFVAASLANKKS; encoded by the coding sequence ATGAGTAAATATATCTTCGTTACGGGCGGCGTAACCTCGTCGTTGGGAAAGGGCATTGTTGCTGCATCGCTCGCCAAACTCCTTCAAGCGCGCGGTTTTAAAGTAACCATTCAAAAGTTTGACCCTTACATCAACATCGATCCAGGAACCTTAAATCCATACGAACATGGCGAGTGCTACGTAACCGAAGATGGGGCTGAGACAGACCTTGACCTTGGTCACTACGAACGTTTTCTAAACGTGCCTACGTCGCAAGCAAATAACGTGACGACAGGACGTATCTACCAACATGTTATTGAGCAGGAGCGCGCAGGAGCTTATTTGGGCAAGACTGTGCAGGTTGTTCCACATATCACCGATGAAATCAAACGCCGGATGCAACTATTGGGGCAAACTGGCGAATACGACATCGTGATTACGGAGCTTGGTGGCACCGTGGGCGATATTGAATCTCTTCCGTTTATTGAAGCGGTAAGACAATTGCGTTGGGAATTGGGCAATAACGATTCATTGGTTATTCACTTAACGCTTGTTCCTTACCTTGCCGCAGCTGGCGAACTGAAAACGAAACCAACACAACACTCGGTAAAAACGCTTCTAGAGTATGGCATTCAGCCGGATATTCTTGTTTGTAGAACAGAGCACAAACTTACACAGGATATCCGCAAGAAACTCGCACAATTTTGTAACGTAAACATCAATGCAGTTGTCGAATCCATCGATGCGCCAACCATCTACGACGTACCCTTGAACATGCTGCGCGAGCAACTGGATAAAACAGCGCTCACCAAATTAAAATTATCGACAAAACAAGATCCTGATTTGGAAAGCTGGAAAGCATTTCTGGGGAAATTGAAAAACCCGACCAACGAGGTTCAAATTGGCCTGGTGGGTAAATATGTAGAATTGCCTGATGCCTATAAATCCATTACCGAAGCATTCATACACGCGGGTGCGGTAAATGAGACGAAGGTAAAACTAAAATATATCGCAGCAGAAAGCATCAACCAGGAGAACCTGACGGAGAAACTTAAAGACCTCGATGGCGTATTGGTCGCACCTGGTTTTGGCGAACGCGGACTGGAAGGAAAATTGGCTGCCATTCAGTATGTGCGCGAAAATAAAGTACCGTTCTTTGGTATTTGTTTAGGAATGCAATGCTCGGTGATCGAGTTCGGAAGAAATGTACTTGGACTGGAAGGCGCCAACAGCTTTGAGATGAACGAAAAAACAGCCCATCCGGTTATCAACTTGATGGAAGAACAAAAGTCGATCAAAAACATGGGCGGCACCATGCGTTTAGGCGCTTACGATTGTGAAATCAAAAAAGGATCAAAAGCCTATTCGATATATGGAAAATCCAAAATTACCGAACGCCACAGACACCGTTACGAATTTAATAATGACTACCTGAAACAATACGAAGAAGCCGGTATGGTCGCTTCAGGTATCAATCCAAAAACAGGATTGGTGGAGATTGTGGAGTTAAAAAACCACCCATTCTTCGTTGCCGGACAATTTCACCCAGAATTAAAGTCAACTGTTGCAAATCCTCACCCACTTTTTGTTAGCTTTGTAGCCGCTTCTTTAGCAAATAAAAAAAGTTAA
- a CDS encoding HEPN domain-containing protein, with translation MEIKICDVNREASAIAERLVASLLIEQIYVIEDQNKGAPAHELIILLPSTNTQHITEARAMIGTLISCEGNFRYRTFYFHEVKEGIKRGSIVFFSICQPRQLIYIRPESNVRLYNDKVTFEKVYKRAKLQSRREHKKIGSFRQGMQFYYDRGNDALCALMLHQVFELCYRLAEINLIGKEKISHSLRGHHRFLIDYLPELSTIFDIGDEREMTLLENLNEAYIRARYENSYQISRSAINELIDRSVQLEKIIEDYSVVLHGQFEDRFASEDFPSESETNPTVLHSNSKSSGPNYAGKDLNFKQQVVAKITDSVDTHSIYQIGRSCNTDMVSKTLLGGGGGGQNYCCYLLVVTKEDFAGSIYGLQNDLNYSNEGGERVVLLFHTKKAVEKSIREGELFFIRQLAKADVLFKEQEGNVLFKELPLPEISSSYPSGKNSKWIKRLHKITVLNREIHKMVEDSVLRLCLYSLLTEQLCLAYIDVFLDYRPNHNSLPHLLSVCSLIDRKVYNFFPNNSEQDHTLLKMLSGSISNFRFRLSCEVNGGDINIIGERITRFTDYVISENGSYFEKNQIVPS, from the coding sequence ATGGAAATTAAAATTTGTGATGTAAACAGGGAAGCTTCGGCAATTGCAGAACGCCTAGTTGCCTCGTTACTGATCGAGCAGATTTATGTCATCGAAGATCAAAATAAGGGCGCGCCTGCACATGAACTAATCATTCTTCTTCCGAGTACGAATACCCAGCATATAACGGAAGCAAGGGCAATGATTGGAACTTTAATATCGTGCGAGGGAAATTTTCGATACCGTACTTTCTATTTTCACGAAGTAAAGGAAGGAATTAAACGGGGAAGTATCGTCTTTTTTTCGATCTGTCAACCTAGACAACTGATCTATATCAGACCTGAAAGCAACGTTCGGCTCTACAATGACAAGGTAACCTTTGAAAAGGTCTACAAACGGGCCAAATTGCAAAGCAGAAGAGAACACAAAAAGATCGGTTCGTTTCGACAGGGTATGCAGTTCTACTATGATAGGGGAAATGACGCGCTATGTGCATTGATGCTCCATCAAGTTTTCGAGTTATGCTATCGACTGGCTGAGATCAACTTAATCGGGAAAGAGAAAATCTCGCACTCGTTACGGGGGCACCACAGGTTTCTAATCGATTATCTGCCTGAACTCTCTACAATTTTTGATATAGGAGACGAACGCGAAATGACGCTGCTTGAAAATCTGAATGAAGCATACATCCGTGCTAGATATGAAAATAGTTATCAGATCTCCCGTTCAGCAATAAACGAACTGATAGATAGGTCTGTGCAATTGGAAAAGATCATCGAAGACTATTCTGTTGTTCTGCATGGACAGTTCGAAGATCGATTTGCCAGTGAAGATTTTCCAAGCGAATCTGAGACGAATCCTACTGTTCTACACTCTAATTCCAAATCATCGGGGCCTAATTACGCTGGAAAGGACTTAAATTTTAAACAGCAGGTGGTCGCGAAAATAACAGATAGCGTCGATACACACAGTATTTATCAAATCGGTAGGTCATGTAATACAGATATGGTAAGTAAAACGCTTTTGGGAGGAGGGGGCGGAGGTCAAAACTATTGTTGTTACTTGTTGGTCGTAACTAAGGAAGATTTCGCAGGATCCATCTATGGTCTGCAGAATGATTTAAACTACTCCAATGAGGGCGGTGAGAGGGTTGTTCTCCTTTTCCATACCAAAAAGGCTGTTGAGAAATCGATCAGGGAAGGTGAGCTATTCTTTATCCGACAGCTAGCAAAGGCTGATGTTCTTTTCAAGGAGCAAGAGGGAAACGTTCTCTTCAAAGAATTGCCTTTGCCGGAAATCTCTAGCTCTTATCCATCAGGGAAAAACTCAAAGTGGATAAAGCGACTCCATAAAATAACGGTACTTAATCGCGAAATCCATAAAATGGTAGAGGATAGTGTTTTGCGTTTGTGTCTTTACAGCCTACTTACTGAACAGTTATGTCTAGCGTACATTGATGTTTTTTTAGATTACAGACCAAACCATAATAGTCTCCCGCATCTATTGAGCGTTTGTAGTCTTATTGATCGGAAGGTTTATAATTTCTTTCCAAACAATAGCGAACAGGATCATACGCTGTTAAAAATGCTCTCGGGAAGCATTTCAAACTTTAGATTTCGCCTCTCTTGTGAAGTTAACGGAGGGGATATCAATATTATTGGTGAACGTATAACAAGGTTTACGGATTATGTGATTTCGGAAAATGGCAGCTATTTTGAAAAGAACCAGATCGTTCCGAGCTAA
- a CDS encoding JAB domain-containing protein: MKNRLIANELRISYHKKQELSIEAFKSITNSSLMDGVFRMIWDIDEMDVRESFYALYFNNKLDLVGYRKIADGGIDAIHVDIRLIMSSALLCNAIRICVAHNHPSGTLRPSQADRQLTRKMIEAGKVLDIQLLDHLILTGESYYSFRDEGDI; encoded by the coding sequence ATGAAAAACAGACTAATCGCCAACGAATTGCGAATTTCCTATCACAAAAAGCAGGAGCTATCCATCGAAGCATTCAAGAGCATAACCAACTCCAGCCTTATGGATGGTGTATTTAGAATGATATGGGATATCGATGAAATGGATGTACGGGAAAGCTTCTATGCACTCTATTTTAATAACAAGCTGGATCTTGTTGGCTACCGTAAGATTGCGGATGGTGGAATTGATGCCATACATGTCGATATAAGATTGATCATGTCTTCAGCCTTATTATGTAATGCAATAAGGATCTGTGTTGCCCATAATCATCCTTCAGGTACATTAAGACCTAGTCAAGCCGATAGACAACTTACCCGCAAGATGATCGAGGCAGGAAAGGTTCTGGATATACAATTATTGGATCACCTGATATTGACCGGAGAATCTTACTATTCATTTAGGGATGAAGGAGACATCTAG
- a CDS encoding plasmid mobilization protein produces MKMTAKEPNTEQIKQKRGRPKKAITRSISLVVRITPIERMLIEGKAKNAGLQISDWFRQSAKTSVIRPRLSKEEAGFLRMMSGIANNLNQLTKLAHKSGLVSLSVDLRRSIREIGNLMERIGKDDS; encoded by the coding sequence ATGAAGATGACGGCGAAAGAACCGAATACGGAACAAATAAAGCAGAAGAGGGGACGTCCGAAGAAAGCTATTACCCGTAGCATTTCGCTTGTGGTAAGAATTACACCTATTGAACGGATGTTGATTGAGGGGAAGGCAAAAAATGCCGGGTTGCAGATAAGCGACTGGTTCCGGCAGTCTGCTAAAACTTCCGTGATCAGACCGCGGCTTTCAAAAGAGGAAGCAGGTTTTCTACGAATGATGTCAGGAATCGCTAATAATCTAAACCAGCTTACAAAACTTGCACACAAGAGCGGACTAGTTTCACTTTCTGTCGATTTGCGCAGATCGATAAGGGAAATAGGAAATCTTATGGAAAGGATAGGTAAGGATGATAGCTAA